Part of the Musa acuminata AAA Group cultivar baxijiao chromosome BXJ2-7, Cavendish_Baxijiao_AAA, whole genome shotgun sequence genome is shown below.
CCTTCCTCACCTGAAAAGCAAACAAGAAAACATGAGATCAATGGCCATTTCTTTTGCTTCTTTGATCATGGTAATTAAACTGTTTTTAGCTTCAAGTTTGCTTGTAGATTAGTGGTTAGCAGTGACAGACCTTGAGAGTAGATTTTGGAGAAAAAGATCCCTGAACCCTAGCCTTCTTGTTTGGAGCAGTTTCTGTGCTGTTGCACTGTCGAAGGTAAGACAACTTCAGAGAAACATACAGAAGGATCCAAATACGAAGCTTACAATCCTAGGAAAAGGAGAACGCATTGAATCCACAGCGGTTCTCTTACCTCCGACGAATTGTCTGGTTGGCGACGTGCCATGTTCGAGAAGTCCAATATGTTAGTGCTGAAACTGGTTGTGATACAGGATCTAGGAGATGAAGCCGGTAGGATTTGACCCCATGCAGATCTAGAGACCTGGATCCCTTCGTTCCCATGGCTATGCACATATCCACTTCCACAGTACTCCTGCTTCATGTCAGCTATATGCGCAGTAGCTGAGGGGAACAGTACCTCATCACGCGGGTCATCACTACTCATCATCTTCTTGGTCTGGAAAGGAGTCCAACcatacttctcttcttctcccacaAGTCCTCCCCTGGAAGATCTGCATCGAAGCAGCAAAACAAGATTAGAAACTAAGACTTGTTTGGGTTTTTGTATGCAGGAGAGAGTGATTGACTTGTAAATGCAAATCTGAAACCAATTAATCTTCTTTCTTGTCCGGAAAACAAAAGAATTGTTTAGATCTCGGTGGAGGCATCTCAGCAAAATCTCATCTTAATCATGAAAACTCAGCATATATCACAATTATTgtcaacagagagagagagagagagagagagagatagagagagagagagagagagagagagagttacaaCAATAGCTGGCACCATGACTCCAACAAGTCGTGGCTATCTTGCCAAGGTGAGATCTCGGTATCGGAAGGCTGTGGGTTCTGCGGGAAGACCGGAGGGGAAGAAGAGGCAGGCAGTAGAGGAAAGGGTAGCTCAGGAGGTGGCTTCATATTGTTCGTGCTCCAGCAGTTTGGACTTCCCTCCATCATCTGCTGCTGCACCAGAGAGCTCCGAAACACTCCTCTATTCATGCCTCAACTTTTGGGGGTCTACTTCTGCTTCAGATCTCCTTGTGCTTCCACACTCCCAAGTCAATCCTCAGAAGTTTTGCTTCTCCTGTCTCAATGGATCATAGCTGAGAGAAGAACGAACACACAGGCCATGTTTGGAGGAACCTTAAGACATGAGGGTAGGGAgccttttgttttcttgttcccttcctctctctctctcctcagtcTCTTATATTTTCTTTTACTTACTTTTATTCTCGCCCCCCTCACTTTTTTCACTGCTTTTGCTTTATGATAAAGTAGAACAAAAAGGCAGTGGCAGCGCCTTCAGACCAGGAGTGGGTTGAAACTTTAAGGAGGTGTCCGAAGGTATATTTAGGACCAAGGGTTGGCAACATAGGCATAGGGATATGAGTAGTAGCATTCTTAAAACCTCTACTTACCCAACTGATCTAATGGGATTGAGACATGATGACACATGAATCCTCCCTTGGAAAAGGAAGAGTGAAGTATCAGGTAAGCATGATAAAAGCAAGATGACTGTGCACTTGAAATGAATCATATAAATGGGTTGACTTGAATCATGATTTGGCAAGAATGGACTCGAAGCTAACTTCTGTGGTGTTCTCATAGCAAGGCTGTGGAGAATGTGCCCCCACTGCAAATGGTCAAGTGTGTGTGTGTCAAGCAACATCATAGTTGCTGCTTAATTATGAGGAGGTCTGATCCATTGATAAATCACATGTTATCTCGATCGGCAATTTTCACTTCCTCCTGTGTTTCTTACGGCAAGAAATGCTTTAACTATGAGAAATCAATCGTAATAGTTCTTCTGGAGCCTTTGTCACCTGCAGTCATGTATTGTATAAAATATGTATACAAGGAGCCAAAACCAAAGGCTGTAGACTTAATCATAGGTGATTTTGGCCTGCTGCCACATTGTGATCTAATAATTGCAAGTGTTTAAGGCATTAGGCAACAAATCACTAGAGAGTTGCACATATCATAGATGGGCCAAACAAGTTAATTGATTGCTAGTGTTGGATTGTTTTGATGCTCAAAACATTCCCTTGGGCACACAAACAGGCATAAACAAGGAAGGAGAGGCCTTAAAAGCCGAGCCGGGGGGCGGGTTTCAGGGAGAGGAGGATAACAGTGTGTGTTGTGGGACTAGGGGTTCATGAAACCCGTACCCTGTTTGCAATCTTTGTCGGAAGCCTtgtgtcttctctctctctctctctctctctctctctctcatacatgGAGGGAGAAGAGTCCTTTGAGTTTTGTTTACTCCTTTTCCTCTCGACGCTTTTCATCCATGAACACTTCTATTGCTTGTCTTTATCTGCCAACCCCAATATTCCTTTCTAGATCGTAGCACTCTCACTTTCTTTCACCTTCTTCTTGTGAGTTGTCATGGTTCAGTTTTAGGTTGCAGAAACTATGAAGTCGAGTGCAACCTAAAACCCTggagataagagagagagagagagagagagagagactttgtTTCAAAAGTGATGAGTTAAACACCTCGtttgtcttttttattatttctgtaTAAAACTTTTTTCTTCTGCTCTTACTTATTTTGAGTGGTTAAATTAAGGAGAGAGACAGATAGAGAGAGAAATATTGCGTTATCATTTCGAAAAGCGAggataaattttgaaaaaatacAAATATATTTTTGATCCTATTATTTGGATTAGATATGATTATAAATGTTTATTTGTATCTAAATCCAACCATCCAAAATCTTCTAAATACATATACGAACATAAGTTTAGATCCAATTACatgcatatatttataaaaatataaaattctgTGTAATAATCTGAAAATATAAATCTTATTTGATTGGTTTTtaagtaaattatatatattatacttattttattttccaatctactttatatttaaattatataattgatatattttttgtattagCTTTTGAATTATTTGGTTATCATAAAGTCACTTAGATCAttatataaaacaaaataaatctaACTCTGATTAAAACGAGAAAATAAGTTTTGTCGAGAAACATCTACACAGGATCGACGAAAATACAGTTTTATTTCTTTAAagctctttatttaatttattgtaTTCGAAAGTTAGGTTTTCTATTTTTTCATAACATTGTatgatatctaaaataatatgaATCTGATTTCCCCATCATCAATGCTTATCCATTTTTTTTCACAGCCGAAATGATATACCCGAAGAAAAAAATTGATTGAAGCTTCACACTAATTCATCCATTCGATCCCCACCTCCAAATTTGCTTCACCTCTCACTTTCACTTTTGCTTCTGTTACTTTAGCCAAGTTTTCAACCCTTGAAATAATGGCTCACTGACTGCCTTCAAACTCGGGTGTCAACTTGCCTTTGTACTTGAAGTTAAATCAAGAATGGGGACAAAATTCCTTTGTTGAAATTTGATGCTTGGGGACGACGAGCTTT
Proteins encoded:
- the LOC135617213 gene encoding transcription factor bHLH68-like isoform X2, translated to MNRGVFRSSLVQQQMMEGSPNCWSTNNMKPPPELPFPLLPASSSPPVFPQNPQPSDTEISPWQDSHDLLESWCQLLSSRGGLVGEEEKYGWTPFQTKKMMSSDDPRDEVLFPSATAHIADMKQEYCGSGYVHSHGNEGIQVSRSAWGQILPASSPRSCITTSFSTNILDFSNMARRQPDNSSECNSTETAPNKKARVQGSFSPKSTLKVRKEKLGDRITALHQLVSPFGKTDTASVLQEAIGYIRFLQSQIEALSSPYLQGSASGNMRQPARGNTSCSLSEDPAQFSDGGGMKRSGPQDQERCEEPKKDLRSRGLCLVPVSFTMHVGSDNGADFWAPALGGGF
- the LOC135617213 gene encoding transcription factor bHLH68-like isoform X1, giving the protein MNRGVFRSSLVQQQMMEGSPNCWSTNNMKPPPELPFPLLPASSSPPVFPQNPQPSDTEISPWQDSHDLLESWCQLLLSSRGGLVGEEEKYGWTPFQTKKMMSSDDPRDEVLFPSATAHIADMKQEYCGSGYVHSHGNEGIQVSRSAWGQILPASSPRSCITTSFSTNILDFSNMARRQPDNSSECNSTETAPNKKARVQGSFSPKSTLKVRKEKLGDRITALHQLVSPFGKTDTASVLQEAIGYIRFLQSQIEALSSPYLQGSASGNMRQPARGNTSCSLSEDPAQFSDGGGMKRSGPQDQERCEEPKKDLRSRGLCLVPVSFTMHVGSDNGADFWAPALGGGF
- the LOC135617213 gene encoding transcription factor bHLH68-like isoform X3 — protein: MNRGVFRSSLVQQQMMEGSPNCWSTNNMKPPPELPFPLLPASSSPPVFPQNPQPSDTEISPWQDSHDLLESWCQLLLSSRGGLVGEEEKYGWTPFQTKKMMSSDDPRDEVLFPSATAHIADMKQEYCGSGYVHSHGNEGIQVSRSAWGQILPASSPRSCITTSFSTNILDFSNMARRQPDNSSECNSTETAPNKKARVQGSFSPKSTLKVRKEKLGDRITALHQLVSPFGKTDTASVLQEAIGYIRFLQSQIEALSSPYLQGSASGNMRQPGIGYINKEKDTPPALANRSATQ
- the LOC135617213 gene encoding transcription factor bHLH68-like isoform X4, with translation MNRGVFRSSLVQQQMMEGSPNCWSTNNMKPPPELPFPLLPASSSPPVFPQNPQPSDTEISPWQDSHDLLESWCQLLLSSRGGLVGEEEKYGWTPFQTKKMMSSDDPRDEVLFPSATAHIADMKQEYCGSGYVHSHGNEGIQVSRSAWGQILPASSPRSCITTSFSTNILDFSNMARRQPDNSSECNSTETAPNKKARVQGSFSPKSTLKVRKEKLGDRITALHQLVSPFGKTDTASVLQEAIGYIRFLQSQIEALSSPYLQGSASGNMRQPSKQYSYTAT